A window of Marinobacter salarius contains these coding sequences:
- the rutC gene encoding pyrimidine utilization protein C has product MPKTSIIPAGSGKPLAPYVPGSMADGVVYVSGTLPFDKDTNVVHVGDAEAQTRHVLEIIKGVVEAAGGTMDDVTFNMIMVTDWDNYAAVNKVYAEYFPGEKPARYCIQCGLVKPDALVEIASIAHVGK; this is encoded by the coding sequence ATGCCAAAGACTTCCATTATTCCCGCAGGTTCAGGAAAACCGCTGGCTCCTTACGTCCCCGGCTCCATGGCCGATGGCGTTGTGTACGTTTCCGGGACTTTGCCGTTTGACAAGGACACCAACGTGGTTCACGTCGGCGACGCAGAAGCCCAGACCCGGCACGTACTGGAGATCATCAAAGGCGTTGTTGAAGCGGCGGGCGGAACCATGGACGACGTTACCTTCAACATGATCATGGTCACCGACTGGGACAACTACGCGGCGGTCAACAAGGTGTATGCCGAGTACTTTCCGGGAGAGAAACCGGCCCGTTATTGCATTCAATGTGGCCTGGTGAAGCCGGATGCATTGGTTGAAATCGCCAGTATTGCGCACGTAGGTAAATGA
- the rutB gene encoding pyrimidine utilization protein B, translated as MNIETEQSGYILNTGAEPVLELPGKPEALNVRASESALVVVDMQNAYSTIGGYLDRAGFDVSTTGPVIQQIKKAIAVARAAGIPVIFFQNGWDPEYVEAGGPGSPNWYKSNALKTMRKKPELNGSLLAKGTWDYDLVEELQPQPGDIVIPKPRYSGFFNTSFDSILRSRGIRNLIFTGIATNVCVESTLRDGFFLEYFGVVLADATHQAGPEFIQQAALYNIETFFGWVSSTEDFCQTFGGATGDAETAQTESTAA; from the coding sequence ATGAACATCGAAACGGAGCAATCGGGCTACATCCTGAATACCGGCGCGGAACCTGTTCTGGAATTGCCGGGAAAACCGGAAGCCCTGAATGTCCGCGCCAGTGAGTCGGCGCTGGTCGTGGTGGATATGCAGAACGCGTATTCCACGATCGGAGGTTATCTGGACCGGGCCGGCTTCGACGTTTCCACAACCGGACCTGTCATCCAGCAGATCAAAAAGGCGATCGCTGTGGCGCGGGCGGCAGGCATTCCGGTGATTTTCTTCCAGAACGGCTGGGACCCAGAGTACGTTGAAGCTGGTGGCCCCGGTTCCCCGAACTGGTACAAATCCAATGCCCTGAAAACCATGCGTAAGAAACCGGAACTCAATGGCAGCCTTCTTGCCAAGGGTACCTGGGACTATGATCTGGTGGAGGAACTTCAGCCACAGCCCGGCGATATAGTCATACCCAAGCCCCGTTACAGCGGTTTCTTCAACACCTCGTTTGACAGCATTCTGCGCAGTCGGGGTATTCGCAACCTGATCTTTACCGGCATCGCGACCAACGTCTGTGTTGAATCGACCCTGAGAGACGGCTTTTTCCTGGAGTACTTCGGGGTGGTTCTGGCCGATGCCACGCACCAGGCTGGCCCGGAGTTCATCCAGCAGGCCGCGTTGTACAACATTGAAACGTTCTTCGGCTGGGTGTCCAGCACAGAAGATTTCTGCCAGACCTTCGGCGGCGCTACAGGCGACGCAGAAACAGCTCAAACTGAATCCACAGCTGCATAA